One window from the genome of Chroococcidiopsis sp. TS-821 encodes:
- a CDS encoding GTPase family protein, which translates to MTEQRDTELPPADSQPPSESTQHDWKNRISDFWSGTTSRFKQVLPVEQAAQTVTKWFSISDEQIAEILATVRAELPTTEALLIGKPQAGKSSIVRGLTGVSAEIIGQGFRPHTQHTERYAYPSNDLPLLIFTDTVGLGDVNRDAPAIVEELINLQQESNRARVLILTVKINDFATNTLREIATQLRQKYPAVPCLLAVTCLHEVYPPGIEDHPTYPPNYTEVNRAFAAMQETFSGLCDRAVLIDFTLEEDGYTPVFYGLEALRDTLADLLPEAEARAIHQLLDREVGDKIGNLYRDVGRRYILPFSIMAATLAAVPLPFATMPVLTALQVSMVGLLGKLYGQTLTPSQAGGVVSAIAGGFLAQAIGREIVKFIPGFGSAIAASWAAAYTWSLGEAACVYFGDLMGGKKPDPQKIQAVMQEAFQSAKARFKGMKS; encoded by the coding sequence ATGACTGAACAACGCGACACCGAATTGCCACCCGCAGATTCTCAACCTCCTAGTGAATCAACGCAGCATGACTGGAAAAATAGAATTTCGGATTTTTGGAGTGGAACAACATCACGTTTCAAGCAAGTTCTACCCGTCGAGCAAGCCGCACAAACTGTAACGAAATGGTTTAGTATTAGTGACGAGCAAATTGCAGAAATTCTAGCGACAGTCCGCGCTGAATTACCAACAACGGAAGCGCTGTTAATCGGTAAACCGCAAGCGGGAAAAAGTTCAATTGTGCGGGGACTTACCGGCGTCTCAGCAGAAATTATCGGTCAAGGATTTCGCCCGCATACGCAACACACCGAACGCTATGCGTATCCTTCAAACGATTTACCATTGCTGATTTTTACCGATACCGTTGGATTAGGAGATGTCAATCGAGATGCGCCAGCTATTGTAGAAGAATTAATCAACCTACAGCAAGAAAGTAACCGCGCGCGAGTTTTAATCCTCACCGTCAAAATTAACGACTTTGCCACGAATACGTTGCGAGAAATTGCGACACAACTGCGTCAAAAATATCCTGCGGTTCCCTGTTTGCTAGCTGTAACGTGCTTGCACGAGGTTTATCCTCCAGGAATTGAAGATCATCCAACTTATCCACCCAACTACACCGAAGTCAATCGCGCTTTTGCAGCCATGCAAGAAACATTTAGCGGATTGTGCGATCGCGCAGTTCTGATTGATTTCACCCTCGAAGAAGATGGCTATACTCCGGTATTTTATGGCTTAGAAGCTTTGCGCGATACTTTAGCAGATCTTCTCCCCGAAGCCGAAGCGCGTGCGATTCATCAATTGTTAGATCGGGAAGTAGGCGACAAAATCGGTAATCTCTACCGTGATGTAGGACGACGCTATATTTTACCATTTTCAATTATGGCAGCAACGCTCGCCGCCGTTCCATTACCCTTTGCGACAATGCCTGTCTTAACTGCGTTGCAAGTATCAATGGTAGGGTTACTCGGAAAATTATACGGACAGACACTAACACCATCGCAAGCGGGAGGTGTCGTTAGTGCGATCGCCGGTGGTTTCTTAGCGCAAGCGATCGGGCGCGAGATTGTAAAATTTATTCCTGGTTTTGGCAGTGCGATCGCCGCTTCCTGGGCTGCTGCTTATACTTGGTCATTAGGAGAAGCCGCGTGTGTTTACTTTGGCGACTTGATGGGCGGTAAAAAACCCGATCCGCAGAAAATTCAAGCGGTAATGCAAGAAGCGTTTCAATCAGCAAAAGCGCGGTTTAAGGGGATGAAGTCTTAA